ATGCAATTCTCCGGCGTTTTCCTCCGGCAAGATTTCTAATTCTCTTTGCAAAAGAATATTTCCTTCATCAATTTTTTCATTAATAAAGAAAGTAGTTGCACCTGTTTTTTTCTCCCCATTAATCACCGCATAGTTGATGGGAGCAGCGCCGCGATAATCGGGCAGCAACGAGGCATGAAGGTTAAACGTTCCAATCTCCGGCATTTCAAATAAAATTTTTGGCATCATACGAAAAGCCACCACAACGAAGACATCGGCCTGCAAATTTTGAATGGTTTCTAAAAACTGAGGATCTCTTAACTTCTCAGGTTGAAAAACAAGTAAACCATTTTCAACCGCAAATTCTTTTACAGCGGACTGATGAATTTTTTGCCCACGTCCACTGGCTTTATCGGCAACGGTCACCACTCCCACAACTTCATGATGGGACTTGTGGATCGCTTCTAAAGAAGTTTTGGCAAATTCTGGAGTTCCGAAAAATATAACTTTTAGTGATTTCATTAAATTTAATTGAAAGTTGAGTTTTTAAAAAAAAGAAGTGATTTTTTTAATCGTGATTAAAGGCATAGGTCCTAAAATTAAGCATTTTCACTTTTCCTGAATCCAGCAAATGAATGAGATTTTCCAGAATATTATCTTTGGCAAAGTAATTTAGTTTAATGGAAATTTCTTCCACATTCGCCGGAGATTTTTTTAGCAGTTCCAAAATTTCTTTCGAAACATCACGGCCGAAGACGGTTTCTTTCTGCTGCTCACATACAGAGCACTGTCCACAATTTTTAACGTTCTTTTCTCCAAAATAAGACAGAATAAGTTTCATCTTACAGAAATCACGATCCTGCACAAAGAATTTCATCTCCTCCCATTTCTGGATTTTATTTTTTTGAATCTGCGCAAAAAGATTCCAGTATTTACCCTCAATCGCTCGTTGATCACGGTGTTTTAAAAATTTCACGCTTGAGAGTGCACCGTCGATATAATCTAAATATCCTTGATTTTGTAATTCCCGCAATCGTTCTTTCACCAAATGAATATCGGAACCAATCTTCGTACTGAAAGATTTTTCACTAAACATAATTTTGTGCGTCGTAAGTCCCGAAAGATTCCGAAGTAGAAGTTCTATAAAATAAGAATCTTTTTTCGCCAATAAGTCAATTTCTTCCGGTTTAATTTTTAATTCTAAAGAAGATAATGAGTTCTGTGCATTGTAATAAATAATTTCCTGATGATGAAGAAAATTAAGAACGTTTCGAATTTTGGCTAAAGAAACTTTGGTGAATTTCTGAATTTTTTGGATGTAGAGTTGGAAAACATTTTCTGGCAAATCATTGTCAGCAATTTGAAAAGTAGAATATAAATAAGTCACAATATTTTGAAACTCTGATTTTGAGGGGATTTGATTGATTAAAATCTGATCAAAATTCTTTAATTCCTGTTCATTCCAAAATAAAAAGGCGTATGAATCAGCGCCATCACGACCCGCTCTCCCGATTTCCTGATAATAATTTTCGATGGATGCGGCGGGAGAAAAATGGATGATGAAGCGCACATTATCTTTGTCGATTCCCATTCCAAATGCATTGGTGGAAATTAGGACCTGATTATTACTTTGTAGCCAGAGACTTTGTTTTGCATTCTTCTCTCTTACAGGAATTCCGGCGTGGAAGAAATCAACATTTGTAATTTGATTGCGATGGAGAAAGGCAGTCAATTCCTCTGCTTCCTTTCGTGTGCGGACATAAATAATGCCGGATGAATCGTTATATTTTAGCAGATTACGTACTCTTTCATATTTATCGGAAATTTTATCAGCAATAATTTTAAGATTGTTCCTTCTAAAACTTTTCTGAAATATTAACGGATTTTTAAGATTAACTTTTAACACTATTTCGTCTAAAACTTTGGGTGTTGCCGTGGCGGTAAGTGCCAAACAGGGAATTTTTTCCAGATGATTGCGAAAAGCTTTGATGTGCTGATAACTGGGACGAAAATCTTGACCCCATTCTGAAATACAGTGCGCTTCGTCTACGGCAATAAAGGAAATCTGGATCTCTTCTAAGTGCTGAAGAAAAAGGCGGTTCGTTAAGCGTTCGGGAGAAACATACAGTAATTTGGTAAGACCATCTTTGCATCGGTTAAAAATGACTTCAGCATCAAATTCGTCTAACTCCGAGGATAAATACTCTGCTTCTATTCCCAGCATCTTCATTTGATAAACCTGATCTTTCATCAATGCTAAAAGCGGCGAAATCACCAGACAGGTACCTTCTAAAATTAAAGCTGGAAGTTGATAGCACAGTGATTTTCCGCCTCCTGTAGGCAAGAGGGCAAGCGCATCTTTACCAGAAACAATGCTGTTGATGATTTCTTCCTGAGAATCCCGAAAGGTATCATAGCCCCAAAAATGTTTTAAGGTTTGCTGTTTTAACTTTTCAAAATCCTGATGTGAGATCATGGAGTAAAATTACAGAAACAAAATTCATAAAACAAAAAAAGCCACGATTAACGTGGCTTTTTTCTTAGTATCTAAAACGTTTAGAAAATTACTTTGCTTCGAAGTATACTCTTCGGTTCGCTCTGTTTTTCCATTCTGGACATTTTGTTGCCGGATCACATTCTGGATATTTAAGGTTCGTTTCCCCTTTTCCTATCGCATCAATTTTTCCTGCATTTACACCATTCTGAATTAAATAATTCTTAACGTTGTTTGCTCTTCTTTCAGATAATTTCTGGTTGTAAGCATCAGTTCCTCTGGTATCAGTTCCTCCAATTACGTAGTAAGATCCTTCTGAAGAGTTAATGTAGTTTACTGCATTGTTTAGAATTGGAGTATTTGATGGAAGAATTCGGTCTGAATTCAAGTCAAATTCAATTCCTTCTAAAGTTCTTGTGTTATCAGTCACTGTAGAAGATGAGTTCGTAGGACATCCGTTGTTTTCAACTGGACCCGGAACTGTAACACACTTGTCGTACAAGTCAATTACACCATCTAAATCAGTATCTAAAGCAACACCAGCTCCGTCAACTCTTGCACCGGCAGGAGTATCTAACTGTCTGTCCCAATCATCACAAACTCCATCATTATCAGCATCTCCTTTTTTACAAACTTCAACGTCTTGGTTTTTGTCAGCCAAAACATCTAACTTGTAATAAATTTCCTGCAATGGATCATGCCAGAATAAGTGAGATTCGTGTTTTCCTAAATTTAAAGTTGCTCCTAAAGTAATATTAATTAAATTATCAGAAGGGCTATCGTTTACCGTAGTGCTTCTTGCACCATCAAAGGTATCATCACCAGTTACGATATACATTCCTCTTGCTTCAAGATCTAACGAACGGGTTGCACGGTATTTTAAACCTGCACCAGCCTGACCGAATAAGCTACCTAATTTAAAAGGTTTAACCTCTGTCACCATACTTTGATTGTATACCGGTCCAGCATCTTGTCTGTAAGTTCTGTAAGCCAAAGTACCAACACCTGCATAACCGTGAAGTGCCCATCTGAAAGGCGAATGATTATCAACTCTTCTTAATAAATTAGAAAAATTAATATCACCTAAAACAGAAAGAGC
This DNA window, taken from Kaistella carnis, encodes the following:
- a CDS encoding OmpA family protein; this translates as MKLNLTSVALALVLPTAVFAQDSIMSTAGNYPNSYTSGSANVSPFTQESKRFNDWAISAGAGVPLMQSSDLTSIKGFGAGKNLYGWSAYLSVDKAITHAFGLKLQYDKGESRQGFVNTKDNEASTAGDGARTQYDALSVLGDINFSNLLRRVDNHSPFRWALHGYAGVGTLAYRTYRQDAGPVYNQSMVTEVKPFKLGSLFGQAGAGLKYRATRSLDLEARGMYIVTGDDTFDGARSTTVNDSPSDNLINITLGATLNLGKHESHLFWHDPLQEIYYKLDVLADKNQDVEVCKKGDADNDGVCDDWDRQLDTPAGARVDGAGVALDTDLDGVIDLYDKCVTVPGPVENNGCPTNSSSTVTDNTRTLEGIEFDLNSDRILPSNTPILNNAVNYINSSEGSYYVIGGTDTRGTDAYNQKLSERRANNVKNYLIQNGVNAGKIDAIGKGETNLKYPECDPATKCPEWKNRANRRVYFEAK
- a CDS encoding RecQ family ATP-dependent DNA helicase codes for the protein MISHQDFEKLKQQTLKHFWGYDTFRDSQEEIINSIVSGKDALALLPTGGGKSLCYQLPALILEGTCLVISPLLALMKDQVYQMKMLGIEAEYLSSELDEFDAEVIFNRCKDGLTKLLYVSPERLTNRLFLQHLEEIQISFIAVDEAHCISEWGQDFRPSYQHIKAFRNHLEKIPCLALTATATPKVLDEIVLKVNLKNPLIFQKSFRRNNLKIIADKISDKYERVRNLLKYNDSSGIIYVRTRKEAEELTAFLHRNQITNVDFFHAGIPVREKNAKQSLWLQSNNQVLISTNAFGMGIDKDNVRFIIHFSPAASIENYYQEIGRAGRDGADSYAFLFWNEQELKNFDQILINQIPSKSEFQNIVTYLYSTFQIADNDLPENVFQLYIQKIQKFTKVSLAKIRNVLNFLHHQEIIYYNAQNSLSSLELKIKPEEIDLLAKKDSYFIELLLRNLSGLTTHKIMFSEKSFSTKIGSDIHLVKERLRELQNQGYLDYIDGALSSVKFLKHRDQRAIEGKYWNLFAQIQKNKIQKWEEMKFFVQDRDFCKMKLILSYFGEKNVKNCGQCSVCEQQKETVFGRDVSKEILELLKKSPANVEEISIKLNYFAKDNILENLIHLLDSGKVKMLNFRTYAFNHD
- the fmt gene encoding methionyl-tRNA formyltransferase, translating into MKSLKVIFFGTPEFAKTSLEAIHKSHHEVVGVVTVADKASGRGQKIHQSAVKEFAVENGLLVFQPEKLRDPQFLETIQNLQADVFVVVAFRMMPKILFEMPEIGTFNLHASLLPDYRGAAPINYAVINGEKKTGATTFFINEKIDEGNILLQRELEILPEENAGELHDRLMEMGAELVVETLNGLAENSIQEKPQPKVEHVKNAFKIFKKDTRIDWHQNAETIHDFIRGMSPYPSAFTFIKIGEDEKFLKIYKGKFEIFGHEEKPGKLEVDKHHFKIYTKDGVYLPEELQLEGKKRMTVKDFLNGFQHFDHISIG